DNA from Rhipicephalus microplus isolate Deutch F79 chromosome 5, USDA_Rmic, whole genome shotgun sequence:
AGGACGTTTAACAGCGCAATTACAATAACAAAGAGAGACAAGGAAGGAACAGGAACAGAAATTTACAACGCCTTGCGACGCAATGGGACTTCGGATGCTCGGAAGAAGTCCGCGGAAGGAACATAACGTCGCACGTAAAAAGGAAGCGGAGGCGATCGGGTAAGGAGTGCGTCTCAGTGCTTAGCCCCTAATCCTGTTGGGCTCGTTGGCGATGGCAGCCTCGGGTCCGGTCGGGGCGCTCGACTGGAAGACAACGTCGGCGGGGTTCTTGGattcggtgcccagctcgttggtAACGACCTCGGCGCGGTATCCGTTCTCGTCGGCCGTGTAGGTGACGGTGCGCGTGCGGCCGTCGGCGAGCTGGATGGTGTAGCGTCCCGTGACACGTCCGGCGCCGTCGCCGCTCTGCTCGTGCGTGTGCGAGCCCTCAGCGTCCTGGCTGGCGTAGTTGAAGGAGTACGGGATTGGAGGGTAGTTCTCCACCGGTGCGAAGCCCCGCTGTGCGGCCTGCGTTCAGAGGTTGCCGTTGTGAGGGCGCGTGTGGCGCTTTCGTAAAcgttgtaaataattttttttaagagCGCATATAAACACTAACGAAAGAAGAGAGGAGAAGATTAGACGTGTGTATAGTCTCCTCCCGTCGTCAATATCCACCTTTGTTAGCGCAGTTAAAAATCATTCACGGTGAAGTCCTACCAACGTTTCTGACTTTGTGCTCTGCGTTCACGAACGTTAAGTTAGTCATAGCGATTCCTGATTGACTCAAAGTAGTTCGCATGGTAGCTTCTCATCGTCTTATTATGAGTTTCTTCTCACTTTGAAACATGCATGTTAAATCCTTAGGAGTAAAGCTTATACAAGCTACTTTTTTTCTGCAATTCCAAATGTTATATTCACGTGAACCTTCAATGCCTAAATAAC
Protein-coding regions in this window:
- the LOC119174628 gene encoding cuticle protein 10.9, encoding MAGRSSIKPEMSYGGKLILPTLARSAPTPVSRRVLTPVAMHKLVILFACICVVAAQRGFAPVENYPPIPYSFNYASQDAEGSHTHEQSGDGAGRVTGRYTIQLADGRTRTVTYTADENGYRAEVVTNELGTESKNPADVVFQSSAPTGPEAAIANEPNRIRG